TCGACGCGCGCCTCGAACTCGGTCGTGTACGGCTCGCGTGCCGCAAGCGAGTGCATGCAGGGGCTGTCGGCCGAGGGGTCAAAAACCTACTCGGCGAGTTCGACGTCGAGTTCGGACTCGAGGTCGGCGATCAACGATCCGCCGACGCCCGCGCGGGCGGCTCGGCCCTGCTCGACGGCCATGACCTGCTCTTCGGGCACGCCGAGGGTCTCGGCGAGCTCGTTGATCTGGAGTCCGGCGTCCTGTCTGGCCGCCTCGAGGCGGTCGTCGTAACCCGAGACCAGATAGGGCAGGGGGTCGTCGTCGTAGCTGGTCCCCTCCTGTTCCCAGTGGCTCGAATCGCCCCCTTGGGCGTCGCGCATCTCGGCGATCTTGCGCGCCGCGCGCTGCTTTCGCTCGCGGTCGTCCGAGCCACCCTCGTCGCGTTTCTTCGGCGCATCGTCGTGGGGCGCGCAGGCCGAACAGACCTGAAGGGTGGCCCCGGCGATGCTCGCGGTTTGGAGCGACCCGGAGGAGGCGCCACAGAGCTCACAGGAGTCGCTCTCGCCCCCGCCGGAGGAGCCGCCGGTGGAGTATTTCGCCATGAGGCCCCTACGCAACCCGGCCATTTGAATACCCCGCTCGGGGTGTCACTCCGGGACAGGGGGCGGGCGAAGCGAAAGCCCTTTTATCGGAGGTGGAATAGGGTCGGGTGCAAAGAGCACGCGAGCGTGGGTAGCCAAGCTAGGCCAACGGCGCAGCGTTGAGGGCGCTGTCCCGTAGGGGTCCGCCGGTTCAAATCCGGTCCCACGCATCGCACGGGCGGGTTTCCCGCCACAGACGATGCAGGTGATATCGACGGGAGCTCGCTTCCGTCGGCCAGTCGGGTTCGCCCGACATGGTCCCTTCGTGGACATCACCCACGCATAATCCTTCGGAGACCGACACCGGACAGCGACCGCGCCGCCCCGTCCGACGTCACGCCTACCGAGTACCCCGTCGACCAGTTCGTTTACCGCTCGTCCGTCGTTCGGTCGCGATCGGTCGGCACATCGGCCCCCTCATCGGGAACAGTTTTACAGTGTTTCACATGTATCGTGTGCTACATGTGCGCGAGACGGGTCCGCCGTCGTCGTTTCCTCCGGACCGCCGGCGTGGCATCGGCCGTCGTCGTCGCCGGCTGTACGGGCGACGACGGGGCCGAGGAGGCGCCGTCGGACCGCGACGACGACGAACCTGCCCCCGACGACGGCGAGGGAGAAAGCGGGAACGAGAACGAGGACGACGATGCCGACCGGGACGGCGTCGCCGAGATACGCGGGGTTCCGGTCCACCGAAACGAGTACGACCTCGCCGAGCTACCCCACGAGCGCTGGCCCCAGTACGGCGAGGACCGGGTCCTCCCGCCGTACTGTGAGTACCCCAATGCGAGCGCGGTCGACGACGAGATCCCCGACCTCCGGATGAACACCGTGACGCTGTTCGACGTCGAGAACGACGAGGGCCACCACCCGCTTCGAACCTCCCGAACGGCGATGCGGCTGATCCACTGCTATCGCGACGGCGGCGACGAGCGCTACCTCGAGAAGGCCGAATCGATCGGCGAGGCGATGCTCGACATCGCCATCGAGCAGGACGACGCGATCTACGTCCCCTACGGCTACGACTGGGGGAGCCAGGGCGGGGACCGGTTCATGGAGGCGCCGTGGTACGGCGGGATGGCCCAGGGGACGATCCTCTCGGCGTACGCCCACCTCTACGAGCTGACGGGCGACGACGACCACCGCGAGGCCGCCGACGGCGTCTTCCGGAGCTTCACGAACGTCCAGCAGGTCGCGAGCGACGTCTGGACGACGATCGTCTCGCCGGCGACGGAAATGCCCGACGACGGCGACGATCCCGAGTACTTCTGGATCGAGGAGTACCCCGTCGAGCCGCCCCAGCACGTACTCAACGGGTTCGGCGTCGGGCTCTACGGGCTGTACGACTACTGGCTCCACGTCGACCGCGAGGCCGGCTACGACCCGCTGTGTGCCGCGATCACGACGATCGAGGACCACCTCGAGGAGTACCGCGTCCCGGGCGAGGTGAGCTGGTACGATCTCGCGGAGGCCTACCGGGGTAACGAACACTACCACAGCACCCACATCAACCAGCTGGAGCTCCTGGCCGAGCTCTCGAACGAGGAGTACTTCGCGGAGATGGCCGATACCTTCCGCGAGGACAGCGCCTACGAGGAGTACCGGCCGGACAGACCCGACTGGGCCTGATCGGGCGAACGGGGTTCGTCCCCGCCGCCCGACGGTCGAAAGAGGGGAGTTACCGTCGTCGAAATCGATGTCCGTGGGTGTTCGTGGACCCGTTCGGATGCGAGCCGGCGTCCGGGCGTCAGTAGTACTCGAGCAGCTGGGACGGCGTGATCGGTTCGAGACCGTCGCCGTAGGCGGTGTCGTCGTCCTCGTCGGCGATCCGGTCGAGCTGTGCCTCGAAGTCGTCGACGCTCATCCCGTCGCCGCCGACCTCCTCGAAGTAGGGGACGACCACCTGGTTGTGCTGGTCGGCCCGGAGAATCGGCGCGCGACTGCTGTCGTAGTCGCTGCCGCTGATCGCGGAGATGGTGTGGCGGCCCGTCGGCGGGATGCCGCTGGAGCCGGCGCCGAAGACGAACGCGGTCTCGTGGGTGTCGCGGAGCACGTTCAGCAGGTCGGTGTTCATCCGGTTTCGCGGCGTGAAGAAGTGCCGTGCACCGTCCTCGAAGCCGCGTTTCGCGAGGTAGTCCCGGTTGCTCTCGACGACCTGGCGCATCCCGTCTTCGTTGAGGCTGGTCAGGTCGCCCTCGTGGACGGGGTACGAACAGATCTCCCATCCGGCGTCGCGCATCTCCCGGAGCTGGTCGATATCGAGGCGCCCCGGTCGGTTGAGCAGGTCCTGTGAGATCCCGAGCGTGCCGACCCAGCCGCGCTCCTCGAGCAGCGGGAAGACCGTCTCGTAGTGGGATTCGAGCCCGCCGTAGAACGCGAGGATCACGTTGCTCTCGTCCTGTGCGGGCGTCGTCCGGAGGTCGTCGACCCGGTATTCGATAGGGTCGCCCTCCGGGGCGACCATCTCGATGCGAAGCTCCTGGACCGACTCGAAGTCAGGGCTGCCGTAGCCGATGGTGTAGCCGAAGTCGATCCGGAACCACTCGTCGACGCCGTTCGGCAGCCGCCGTCTGGCGGTGACGTAGTCGTCACCCCCGGGGGCCCGGACGTGCATCGCCATCTGCCCGCCGACCGGCGAGGTCACCTTCACCGCCAGCGAGAGGTACTGATCCGAGAGGTCGAGCGGCGAGGCGGGCGCCCACGCGATCGTCGAGACGTTGTCGTCGGACTCGACCAGCAGCGACTGGTCGCCGACGACCGCCTCGCCGTCGTCCGGCGTCAGCTGCTCGTCCCGAAGGGCGTACCAGCTGCCGCCGTCCTGGAAGTCGTCGAGCGACTCGCCGATGTCCGTCGTGGCGGCCTCCGCGGCCTCGCTCCCGTTGCCGTTTTCGGGCTCGTCTCCGTTTTCGTTGCCGTTCTCGTCCCCGTTGCCGTTCTCGGTCTCGTCGCCGTTGCCGTTCTCGTCCCCGTTACCGTTGTCGTCCATACAGCCAGCGAGTGCGATGGAGGACGCGCCAACGGTGCCCAAGAAGGTGCGGCGGGATAGTGGGTTTCTCATGCCAGTGTGTACTCCGTACGGTGTACTCTTTCTAATACGGTGCTTAAATCCTATTAACCTTTTCATAACGGATTGATTATGTGTTTCGGACGTGGGTAACAACGGCTATACGCCCCAGGGCCCATCTCCGGGTATGCAACAGCAGGTTCGCGCACACGTCCCCGCGCTGACGGGTGTGTTGACCGCCGTCTCGCTCGCGCTCGTCTTCGGCGCCGTCCTTGGCTACATCCCGAACGCCCTCGTCCCCGCGGCCCCCGAGTGGGTCGTGGCCGCGATCCCACACCTCAACGTCGCCATCAGCCTCGCGGCGATCGCGTCGATCTCGGCCGGCTGGTACTGGATCCGGGCCGGTGCGGTCGAGAAACACCGCCTCGCGATGATCGCCTCGACCGTGCTGTTCGCCGGCTTCCTCGTTCTCTATCTCTACCGGCTGATCCTCCTGGGCGGTCCCGAACCGTTCCCCGGGCCCGAAACGGTCTATCGGTTCGTCTACCTGCCCCTTTTGGGGGTGCATATACTGCTGGCGATCGTCTGTATCCCGCTCGTGTACTACGCCCTGCTGCTGGCGTTCTCGTACTCGATCGGGGAGCTACCGCGGACGCGTCACGCGGCCGTCGGCCGGGTCGCCGCGTCGTTATGGATGGTCTCCTTCGGCCTCGGAGTCGTCGTCTACCTCCTGCTTCACGGCGTCTACTGACCGGGGATCAGTCGTCGGCCGGCAGGCCCCGGTCCTCGATGGTCGGGCGCTCGACGTCGCGGTCGGTCTCCTCGCCCTCGATTTCGTAGGGGTACTCGCCCGTCACACAGCCCAGACAGAGGTCGTCGTGGCCCTCGTCGAGGGCCGCGGCGATCGCGTCGATCGAGAGGTAGGCGAGGCTGTCGGCGCCGATCTCCTCGCGGACGTCCTCGACGGACCCGCCGGCGGCGATCAGCTCCTCGCGGGTGGCCATGTTGATCCCCATGTAGCAGGGCGCGGTGATCGGCGGCGCGCCGATCCGCATGTGGACCTCGCTCGCGCCGGCCTCCCGGAGCAGGGAGACCAGCTGATTGGAGGTCGTCCCCCGGACGATGCTGTCGTCGATCAGGGTCACGGACTTGCCCTCGACGGTCGATTTGATCGGGTTGAGCTTCAGGCGCACCGCGCGCTCGCGCTCGTCCTGGGTCGGCATGATGAAGGTGCGTCCGACGTAGCGGTTCTTCATCAGGCCCTCGGCGAACTCCACGCCCTCGGAGGCCTCGGCGTAGCCCGAGGCGAACGCGCGCCCCGAGTCGGGCACCGGCATCACGACGTCCGTGTCGATCCCGTTCTCCTCCCAGAGCTTTCGCCCGAGATCGCGGCGCACCTCGTAGACGAGGTTCTCGTCGATCACGCTGTCGGGCCGGGCGAAGTAGACGTGCTCGAAGAAACAGTGGGCCGTGTTCTCGCGCTCGACGAGCTGGTAGGAGTCGAAGCCGTCGGGCGAGAGCACGACCAGTTCGCCGGGACGCACGTCCCGAACGAGCTCCCCGTCTAGGGTGTCGATCGCCGCCGACTCGGAGGCGATCATATACCCGTCCTCCAGTTTCCCGATACAGAGCGGGCGATTACCCTCGGGGTCGCGGAGTCCCAGCACCGTATCGTCGTGGGAGATCGCGAGCGAGTACGAGCCGTGGAGCCGACCCATCGTGCGTTTGACGGCGCGAACGAGGTCCTCGTTCAGCAGGTTGCGCGCGAGGTCGTGGGCGATCACCTCGGTGTCGCCGTCGCTCGTGAACGCGTGGCCCATCCCGGCGAGCTCGTCACGGATCTCATCGGCGTTGACGAGGTTGCCGTTGTGGGAGAGCCCGAGCGACCCGCTCTTGAAGGAGACCGAGAAGGGCTGGGCACAGGAGGAGTCGACGCTGCCCGCGGTGGGATACCGGACGTGGCCGATCCCCGTCCGGCCGTTGAGGCCGTCGAGGTCCTCCTCGGCGAAGGCGTCGCCGACCAGCCCCATGCCGACGTGGCTGTGCTGTTGGAAGCCGTCGTGGGTGACGATCCCCGCCGACTCCTGGCCGCGGTGTTGTAACGCGTACAGCGAGTAGTACAGCGGCCGTGCGGCCTCGCGCTCGCGGAAGGAAACGCCGACGACGCCACATTTCTCCGTCGGGCCGTCGACGGCCTGCCCCGTATGCATATCAGTCGAATGCGTCCCCAGCAGTAAAAAGCTCACGTAGCTGGATCAGCGACGATCCCGGCTGCCGATGTTATACACGTTCGTGTATAGGATATCGGCGGACGGAGCGGCCGCTATCGGATCGAGAGAGACGTGGAGAAAAGGAGATCAGTTGTCGCCGGTCTTGCCCTGCCACTCGTAGCCCCGGCGTTTCTTCGACTTGCCGAAGCCACACGAGGAGCAGACCTTCTTCTTCGTGTGATACGCCTTCTCACCACAGCGCCGACATTTGGTGTGGGTGGTGACGTTCTTTTTACCCTGGCTCGGGGTACCTGCGCCAGTCATGGAGTTATCGAAACGACGTTATCGCCGCGTATAATGGTTGTGTTGTCGTCGTCCTCGACGACGACGTTCATGTGCTGGTCGTAGCCCGTCAGGGTGCCGACGAACTCCTCGCCGTCCTTCAGACGCACCGTCACGTCGTCGCCGATCGCGGCCTCGAGTACGTCAAGCGGTCGTCCACTCATACCCCTATCCGCACCCGATTCTCACTTAAGGGTACCGGAATTTACACCTCGACCGAGAACCGCTCGTCGGGTGAGACGCGCTCCAGAAACGCCGAGAGCAGCGAGACTGCGCCGGTCAGGTCCCCGGTGTCGATCGTCTCGACCGGCGTGTGCATGTACCGGTTGGGGATCCCGAGGTTGAGCGAGGGGGTCCCGCCGCGGGCGGTGTAGAAGGCGTCGGCGTCGGTGCCCGTCGCAATCCCGCGGGCCTCGAGCTGGACGTCGATCCCCTCCTCGTCCGCGGCGTCCCGCAAAGCGTCGACGAGCGTGGGGTGGTTCGCGCTGCCCCGCCCGATGACGGGACCCGCCCCGAGGTCGATGTCGCCGCCGCGGTCGCTCGGCGCGCCCGCGCCGTCGCCCGCGTGGGTCACGTCGACGGCGATCGCGGCGTCGGGCGCGAGGTCGAACCCGACCATCTCCGCGCCCCGGACGCCGAGCTCCTCCTGGACCGTGCTCACGGCGTAGACGGTCGGCTCGACGTCGGCGTCGGCGACCGCCCGCAGGACCTCCGCGGCGGTCCAGGTACCGACGCGGTTGTCGAGCGCGCTCGCGGCCAGTCGCGTCCCCTGTAGCTCGCGGACCCGGGATTCGACGGTGATCGGGTCGCCGACCGAGACGAGCTCCCGGGCGGCCTCGCCGTCCGCCGCGCCGATGTCGACCGCCTGCTCGTTGATCTCGTCGTGCTCGTCGTCGCCCTCGCGCAGGTGGATCGCGGTCTGGCCGATCACGCCCGCGAGCGGGCCGGAGTCGGCGTGGACGACCACGTACTGGCCCCGTGAAACCGTCTTGTCGACCCCACCGATCGGCCCGAGGTGCAGAAAACCCTCGTCGTCGATCCGGCGGACGATGTAGCCGATCTGGTCGGCGTGGCCGACGATCGCGATCTCCGTCGGGCCGCCCTCAACCTCGGCGACGGCGTTGCCGTAGGCGTCCGTTCGAACCTCGTCGGCGAACCCCTCGACGTACTCGGTCCAGACGCGTTGGCCCTCGATCTCGAACCCCGACGGGGAGGGCGTGGCGAGCAGCTCCTCGAGGAACTCGCGGCGACGGTCGTCCATGGTCGGTCTGTCGGCCAGCCGCCCATCAACGTTGCGACCGTCCACAACGGCTAAGTGTTCGGTCGGCCCACATTGGGCCATGGGAGAGAAGAAGAAGACGCTGTTCGAGATCAACGTCGAGAACTTCGAGTTCAGCCCCAGTCCCCGCTTCGGCGACGAGCTCGCCGAGACCGTCGAGGAGCTCGAAGGAACCGGCTCGAAGCTCGGCCTGTTCGGCTCCGAAGCGCAGGACGAGGGCGACGAGGAGTCCTCGGGCGGGCTGTTCTCGCGGAAGTCGTCGGAGGACGAGCTCGAGGACGCGGAGGGGCTCGAGGAGACCGAAGGGACGGACGTCGACGTCGAGGAGCCCGAGGAGGAGTCGGGCAGCCCCATCGCGCTCGTCATCGGCCTGCTGTTCCTGCTGGTCGTCGCCGCGGCCGCCAAGAAGTTCGTCGTCGAGGGCGAGACCGAGGAGTACGAGGAGGTCGAGCTCTCGGAGTACGAGAACTGAGTTCCGAACCATTTTGTCCGCGCGGCCCCAACACGGCCGTGTGAATCCCCTTCGCAGCCTCCACACCATCTCGCGGGCCTCGGGCGACGGCCCCGTCGACTGGACCGCCGTCGGGGCGGCCGCAAAGGACGCCACTACGCCCGGGTCGGTCGAGCTGAGCGAGGCCGAGATCGAGGGTTACCGCGGGGACGTCAGGGCCGCCCGCCGATCCATCCGTGAGGTCGCCGCCGTCTCCTTCGACCTGCCCGAGACGGTCGAGATCCAGAACCGCCACCACTGGATCGACGCCAACGTCTCGACCTTTCGCCGGGTAATGGCGCCCGTCGAGGCCCACACCGACGTCGTCTTCCCCGACGTCTCGCGGGTCCTCAACACCGGCTCGACGACGCTGATGCTCTCCTTTCTCGGGCGGAACGTGCTGGGTCAGTACGACCCCCTCCTGCTCGCCGAGGGCGACGCGAAACACGCGCTCTACTTCGTTCACCCGAACATCCGCCGGGTCGCGGCGGAGCTCGACGTCGACGAGGAGCGCTTCCGACGATGGATCGCGTTCCACGAGGTCGCCCACGCCGCCGAGTTCGGCGCCGCGCCGTGGCTCTCGAACTACCTCGAGTCGGGGATGGAGCGGGGCGTCGAGGCGCTCGCGAACGGCTCGTTCGACCGCGAGGCGTTCCGCGAGCTCGACGCGGCGATGACCGCCGTCGAGGGCTACGCCGAGCTGATCATGGACCGGGCGTTCGACGACGAGTACGCCGACCTCCGCGAGAAGGTCGACCAGCGCCGTCGGGGCCGCGGGCCGCTCGCCCGGCTCATGCGCCGGCTGCTCGGGCTCGGCCTCAAGCGCCGCCAGTACGAACGCGGCAAGGCCTTCTTCGAGACCGTCGCCGACGCCCGCGGGATCGAGGGCGCGAGCGTCGTCTGGGAGTCCCCCGAGACGCTCCCCACGAGCGAGGAGCTCGACGACCCCGCGGAGTGGCTCGCCCGCGTCGATTAGGCGATCCAGAGCAGCCACCACATCAACGCCCCGCCCAGCGCCAGCCCCGCCGCCGTCACGAGCGCCGTCTGGACGAGCGTCGCCCCGCCCGACAGCGCCATGATCCCCGCCGAGGCCCCGACGAGGACGACGAAGCCGGTGTAGAGGCGCTGAGAACCGGCCCGCCGCTCCTCGTCGCTCATCGGACCGACCATCAGAGTTCCTGGGGGGCGCTCACGTGCATCCCGACGAACAGCCACTCATCGTCCTCCCGCTCGAGGGTGCCGCTCCAGCGCGCCTCGAAGTCGTGGTCGTCGCCGTCCTCCGTGCTCCAGGCCATCCGGACCTCGTCGGCGAACCAGGCGACCGACTCCCGCTCGGTGACGCGCAGGTCGCGGCTCTCGACGGTCCAGTCGCTCGTCGTCTCGCTCTGTTCGCGAAGCCCCTCCGCCACCGCGTCGGGACCCACGAGCCGCTCGGATATCCCGACCTTCACCAGCTCCTCGCGCTCGGCGAAGTACGGGACCAGCGGTTCGTCCGAACGCAGGGCGTCGTAGTACTTCTCGACCGTTGTCTCGGCGCTCATACCCCGCCGTTGGTCCGAACGGCCCTTAACCTACTGGAAGCCGCGGTCGACGTCGTCCCCGCCGATCAGCTCGTCGAGCTCGGCGTTCAACAGCTCCTCGGTCTCCTCGAAGTCCGCCGCGAGCCGGTCGAGGTTCTCGGGCCGCCCGTAGGAGTCGTACTCCATCGGGCCGAACGCGGGGCTCTCGACGGCGTCCATCACGTCCTCGAACAGCGCGTCGGGCGTCGTCGGGGCGTCCGCGTGGGCCTTGATCGTCTCCTCCAGCCGTTTGGCCCGCTCCTTGGCCGCGTCCTCGCCCTCGGGCGCCGACCGGACCGCGAAGCGGCCCTCGTCCTCCTCCGGGAGGTAGCTCCCGATCTCGTCGTCGAGCCGGCGGGCAACGCGCGCCCCGACGCCCCGCACCGCGAAGGGGTTCTTCGCGTAGGTCTTGAGCTGGTAGACGCCGGCGTTCGGGTGGCCCAGATAGAGGTCCTCGCCCAGCCCTCCCGACCGGTCGCCGGCGATGGCCCGCCAGCCCTCGGGGTCGGCCCCCGATTCGGTCACGTCGCGCAGGATGTCCTGCCACTCGCGGATCCGCATACCCGCCCTTGCCGGGCGGCGCGAAAGTACGTATCGGTCGGCCGTGACAGTTCGTGACACCCCCGAAACAGTTTATATCCGGCCCCGAGTAGAGGGAAGGTATGTACGGTCCGGGAGCGACCTACAGCCAGAAGGCCTACGCCTATGTGACGAGGGCAAACGGCGACGGACGGGAGCTGCTGGTCTTTCGCGAGCGGGCCGACCCCGACGCCGGCATCCAGGTCCCCAAGGGGGGGATCGACGACGGGGAGGCTCCCTGCCGGGCGGTCAGGCGCGAGCTCCGCGAGGAGGCCGGGCTCGAACACGACCGGCCCGTCTACCACGTCGCGTCGGACCGCTACCGGCGCGACGACGGCAAGCGCGTCGCCCGCCACTTCTTTCACTTCCCCGTCGAGGAGTCCCGCGACGGGTGGGACCACGAGGTGACCGGCGGCGGCGAGGACGACGGATTGGTGTACGAACTGTCCTGGTCGCCGCTGCCGCTCTCCTCGGGGCTGGCCGCCGGCATGGACGCATACGTCCCGCTGGTCGAGTAACCGACAGCGTTTTTCGCCGCGCAGGCCTGGTTCGACCGTGCAGCTGCGCGGAACGGTCCTCGACCCCGGCGAGACCAGAACGGTCAGCACCCGCTACGGCGAGCGCGAACTCGCCGAGCCGCTGGTGCGGACCGCCGACGGCGAGGTCTCCGTCACCCTCTGGGGCAAGTGGGCCGAGACCGCCGACTACCTCCAGGCGGGCATGGAGCTGGTCGTCACCGACGCCGAGGAGACCGAATGGCAGGGCGAGACGGGCTATGCGACCGGCGGCGACTCGTACGTGATCGTCGAACCAGGGTTCCTGGTGAACGTCACCGACGTCCGTTCGTGGGTGCAGTGTCCCCGGATGTACTACCTCAACAAGCTCTCGGGGGTCCCGCTGAACTACCCCGTGGTGAAGGGGACGATCGTCCACGAGGTCTTCGGCGACCTCCTCCGAGGGGCCGAGTTCGAGGCGGCGATCGACGACCGGGTCGAGGAGGCCGGGCTGGAACTCGGGCTGTTGGACCGGGATCCCGAGGCAGTACGGGAGGAGGTCCGCCAGAACGCGCGTGCGATCGACGGTTGGCTCTCACAGGGCACCCTCTCGGAGGACGACTCCTGGCGCTCGGAGTACACGCTGATCAGCGAGCGCTTCGGGATCAAGGGCCGGGCCGACGCCCTTCGCCGGGGGATGCCCGTCGAGCTCAAAACGGGGAAGAACACCAATCGGGAGCCGCGCTTTCAGGACAAGATCCAGGCGGCCTGCTACGCGCTCCTGCTCGAGGAGCAGGGCGGCGTCGGCGACGAGACGGCGGCGACCGACGGCGGCGCGCCCGACACCGGGACCCTCCTGTATACGAAGAACACCGCCCTCGACCGCAACGAGGAGACGGGTGACCTCTCGCCGGCCAAGGAGTTCTCGATCGGCTCGGGCCTGCTGGAGTTCGTCGTGCGCACCAGAAACGAGATCGCGGCGATGGAGTTCGACTCGGGGGTGCCCACGGGCTACGAGTCGAACGCCAAATGCGAGTACTGCTTCGAGCGCGACACCTGTATGGTGGTCTCGGGCCGATTGGATCAGGAGTCGAAGGCCGGGGCCATTGGCAGCGCGATCCCCGAGCGCGAGCGGGCGTACTTCGACCGCACCTACGAGGCGATCGAACGCGAGCGCCGGGCGGCCCACCGCGAGTACGCGAAGCTCTGGGAGCAGACGCCGGAGGAGCGCGCCGACGACGACCGGGCGCTGATCGGCCTCGAACCCGCGGGTCAGGAACCCCGCGAGGAGGGGCGCTGGGAGCTTCGCGCCCGGTACGACGGCGCGGTCTCGAAGATCCGCGAGGGCGACGTGGCGCTGGCGAGCGACGGCGATCCGGTGAACGGCCACGCCGAACTCGCGCGGGTCGAACGACTGGGAAGCGAAATCGTCGTATCGACCGACGAGCCCGTCGAGCTGCGCCGGCTCGACGTCTATCCCTCCGACATGAGCGCCGACGGGATGCTCACGGCGCTGCACGACGCGCTGTTGAAGGGCGAGAAGCGCCGCAAGGAGCTGCTGTTCGGCGACGCGACCCCCGAGTTCGGGACGGTCGACGGGGAGTTCATCCCGAACAACGCCGCCCAGAACGGGGCGGTCTCGCGGGCCGTCGCGGCCGAGGACTTCGCGCTGATCCACGGGCCGCCCGGGACGGGCAAGACCTACACCATCGCCCGGACGATCCGTGCACTGGTCGAGCGCGGCGAGCGCGTCCTCCTCTCCGCGTTCACGAACCGCGCGGTCGACAACGCTCTAGAGGCCCTCTCCGATCAGGGCTTCACCGACTTCGTCCGCGTCGGCACCGAACACGGCGTGCGCGAGGACATGCAGCCCTACCGGCTTGACGGCCGCGGCGACCCCGCCGAGCTCGCGGGGACCCTCCGGGAAGCCCCCGTGGTCGCCTCGACGACCTCCAGCTGTGGCTCGCGGGTCATGCGCGAGCAGTCCTTCGACGTGGCGCTGGTCGACGAGGCTTCCCAACTGACGGAGCCCGCGACGCTCGCGGCGATCAACCGGGCGGATCGGTTCGTGCTGGTAGGCGACCACCACCAGCTCCCGCCGGTGGTCCGGTCCGAGGGCGAGGGAAGCGAGGACGAAGGCGACGGGAGCGAGGACGCCGCGGACCTCTCGCGCTCGCTGTTCGAGCGCCTGATCGATGAACATCCCGAGGCGGGCGTCATGCTCGAACGCCAGTACCGGATGGCCCAGCGCATCCAGGCGTTCTCCTCGGGGGAGTTCTACGACGGGAAGCTCAGGCCCGCCACGGGAGCCGTCGCCGCCCAGCGGATCGGGGGCCTCGAAGGTGTCTCCACCGACACGTTGTCCGAAGAACTTCGGAATCCGGTCGCGTTCGTCGACTGTGCGGGCGATGAGGGGGTCCACACCGACGACGAGGAGGCCACACGGATCGCCGGTCTGGTCGAACAGTTCGTCGATGCGGGGGTCGATCCCGAGGACGTCGGCGTCATCGCGCCGTTTCGCGCCCAGGTCGCGACGATCTCCCAACGAGTGCGCGAGAGGGTCGCGGTCGACACTGTCGATCGGTTTCAGGGCTCGAGCAAGGAGGTGATCCTCGTCTCCTTCGTCGCCACTACACCCGCCGACCTCGAGGGGCCGATCTTCGACGACTACCGCCGGCTGAACGTCGCGCTCACGCGGGCGAAGAAGTCGCTGGTGCTCGTGGGGACGCACACCGCGCTCACGGCTGACCCGCTCTACGGCCGGATGGTCGACTGGGCTAGCAGGCAGTAGCGTTTTGGATTCGCCGACCCTTCATTCGATATGGACGACACGATCAGCGCCATCGGTGCCGGAACGGCAGGAACGATCGTAATCGTTCTCGTCTTGGGACTGACCGAGATGACCGTCGGATTCGGACTTCACGTCTTCGAGACCCTGTCAAC
The sequence above is a segment of the Halalkalicoccus tibetensis genome. Coding sequences within it:
- a CDS encoding multiprotein-bridging factor 1 family protein, whose amino-acid sequence is MAKYSTGGSSGGGESDSCELCGASSGSLQTASIAGATLQVCSACAPHDDAPKKRDEGGSDDRERKQRAARKIAEMRDAQGGDSSHWEQEGTSYDDDPLPYLVSGYDDRLEAARQDAGLQINELAETLGVPEEQVMAVEQGRAARAGVGGSLIADLESELDVELAE
- a CDS encoding D-glucuronyl C5-epimerase family protein; its protein translation is MCARRVRRRRFLRTAGVASAVVVAGCTGDDGAEEAPSDRDDDEPAPDDGEGESGNENEDDDADRDGVAEIRGVPVHRNEYDLAELPHERWPQYGEDRVLPPYCEYPNASAVDDEIPDLRMNTVTLFDVENDEGHHPLRTSRTAMRLIHCYRDGGDERYLEKAESIGEAMLDIAIEQDDAIYVPYGYDWGSQGGDRFMEAPWYGGMAQGTILSAYAHLYELTGDDDHREAADGVFRSFTNVQQVASDVWTTIVSPATEMPDDGDDPEYFWIEEYPVEPPQHVLNGFGVGLYGLYDYWLHVDREAGYDPLCAAITTIEDHLEEYRVPGEVSWYDLAEAYRGNEHYHSTHINQLELLAELSNEEYFAEMADTFREDSAYEEYRPDRPDWA
- a CDS encoding polysaccharide deacetylase family protein, with amino-acid sequence MDDNGNGDENGNGDETENGNGDENGNENGDEPENGNGSEAAEAATTDIGESLDDFQDGGSWYALRDEQLTPDDGEAVVGDQSLLVESDDNVSTIAWAPASPLDLSDQYLSLAVKVTSPVGGQMAMHVRAPGGDDYVTARRRLPNGVDEWFRIDFGYTIGYGSPDFESVQELRIEMVAPEGDPIEYRVDDLRTTPAQDESNVILAFYGGLESHYETVFPLLEERGWVGTLGISQDLLNRPGRLDIDQLREMRDAGWEICSYPVHEGDLTSLNEDGMRQVVESNRDYLAKRGFEDGARHFFTPRNRMNTDLLNVLRDTHETAFVFGAGSSGIPPTGRHTISAISGSDYDSSRAPILRADQHNQVVVPYFEEVGGDGMSVDDFEAQLDRIADEDDDTAYGDGLEPITPSQLLEYY
- a CDS encoding DUF420 domain-containing protein, translating into MQQQVRAHVPALTGVLTAVSLALVFGAVLGYIPNALVPAAPEWVVAAIPHLNVAISLAAIASISAGWYWIRAGAVEKHRLAMIASTVLFAGFLVLYLYRLILLGGPEPFPGPETVYRFVYLPLLGVHILLAIVCIPLVYYALLLAFSYSIGELPRTRHAAVGRVAASLWMVSFGLGVVVYLLLHGVY
- the purF gene encoding amidophosphoribosyltransferase; the protein is MHTGQAVDGPTEKCGVVGVSFREREAARPLYYSLYALQHRGQESAGIVTHDGFQQHSHVGMGLVGDAFAEEDLDGLNGRTGIGHVRYPTAGSVDSSCAQPFSVSFKSGSLGLSHNGNLVNADEIRDELAGMGHAFTSDGDTEVIAHDLARNLLNEDLVRAVKRTMGRLHGSYSLAISHDDTVLGLRDPEGNRPLCIGKLEDGYMIASESAAIDTLDGELVRDVRPGELVVLSPDGFDSYQLVERENTAHCFFEHVYFARPDSVIDENLVYEVRRDLGRKLWEENGIDTDVVMPVPDSGRAFASGYAEASEGVEFAEGLMKNRYVGRTFIMPTQDERERAVRLKLNPIKSTVEGKSVTLIDDSIVRGTTSNQLVSLLREAGASEVHMRIGAPPITAPCYMGINMATREELIAAGGSVEDVREEIGADSLAYLSIDAIAAALDEGHDDLCLGCVTGEYPYEIEGEETDRDVERPTIEDRGLPADD
- a CDS encoding 50S ribosomal protein L37e, with the protein product MTGAGTPSQGKKNVTTHTKCRRCGEKAYHTKKKVCSSCGFGKSKKRRGYEWQGKTGDN
- a CDS encoding LSM domain-containing protein; this encodes MSGRPLDVLEAAIGDDVTVRLKDGEEFVGTLTGYDQHMNVVVEDDDNTTIIRGDNVVSITP